From a region of the Argiope bruennichi chromosome 8, qqArgBrue1.1, whole genome shotgun sequence genome:
- the LOC129980638 gene encoding tubulin polymerization-promoting protein homolog, protein MSEKEDKSAEKEEPKDLETLFDMFARFGDRESDGTITLKNIDKWLKQAELLDKKGGVTNADTAITFSKIVKNKKRMDLNEFQEFIETLANDKKVEPKEFTDKLIAAGEPKLSSVTTPITGGAVGRNLRRMTDTKLYTGAHKERFDEEGKGKGKEGRTDIQSDTGYVSGFKKDEKHGKHEDKDKDENEDDKKHKKK, encoded by the coding sequence ATGAGTGAGAAAGAAGATAAATCCGCTGAGAAAGAAGAGCCTAAGGATTTAGAAACTCTTTTTGATATGTTCGCAAGATTCGGAGATCGGGAAAGCGACGGAACCATCACCTTGAAGAATATCGATAAGTGGCTTAAGCAAGCGGAACTCCTTGACAAAAAAGGTGGAGTAACAAACGCAGATACAGCCATAACGTTCTCGAAGATTGTTAAAAACAAGAAGCGGATGGATTTAAACGAGTTCCAAGAATTCATTGAAACTCTCGCCAACGACAAAAAAGTGGAGCCAAAGGAATTCACTGACAAATTGATTGCTGCTGGTGAACCGAAACTGAGTAGTGTTACTACACCAATAACTGGAGGAGCTGTTGGCAGAAACCTTCGACGTATGACAGACACCAAACTGTATACAGGAGCCCACAAGGAACGCTTCGACGAGGAAGGTAAAGGCAAAGGTAAAGAAGGTAGAACGGATATTCAGTCCGATACAGGATATGTGTCTGGATTCAAAAAGGATGAAAAACATGGCAAGCATGAGGATAAGGATAAGGATGAGAATGAGGATGACAAAAAGCATAAGAAGAAATAA
- the LOC129981729 gene encoding probable ATP-dependent RNA helicase DDX23, giving the protein MDYVDKRNSEHAIDRSRSEKRRRSRSRSPRRHKRSRSRERRSRSRSRDRHRHKERDRERDKHRSKDKDKSRDKDKSKHKDKSKDKDKNHVKDEANDEEEGKNDKIKKEPLSLEELMAKRQAEEMARSKPVFLTKEQRAAEALKRRQQEVEEQRKRMDEERKIRMQFMEEAKHSQENDKERERRERREKREAEEANALNATATETDRDKVREIKDKEKELEAIRERYLGLMKKKRRVRRLNDRKFVFDWDASEDTAVDYNPIYKERHTVQFFGRGHVAGIDLKSQKKEQSKFYGELLEMRRTVAEKEQEIIRLKKIKRKEDKQKWDDRHWSQKSIEEMTERDWRIFREDFNISIKGGRIPNPIRHWKESGLTKPILDIIDQLGYKEPTPIQRQAIPIGLQNRDIIGVAETGSGKTLAFLIPLLVWITSLPKIVRNEDIDQGPYAIIMAPTRELAQQIEEETIKFAKTLDIRTVAVIGGLSREEQGFRLRLGCEIVIATPGRLIDVLENRYLVLNRCTYIVLDEADRMIDMGFEPDVQKILEYMPVTNQKPDTDEAEDEEKLLANFNSKNKYRQTVMFTATMPPAVERLARSYLRRPSIVYIGSVGKPVERVEQIVYVVTENVKRKKLLEILAEGIEPPVIIFVNQKKGADVLAKGLEKMGYNACTLHGGKGQEQREYALASLKTGSKDILVATDVAGRGIDIQNVSMVINYDMAKTIEDYTHRIGRTGRAGKHGIAVTLITKEDSHLFYDLKQLIMCSPISTCPPELANHPDAQHKPGTVITKKRREEKIFA; this is encoded by the exons atggaCTATGTAGATAAGCGCAATTCTGAACATGCTATAGATAGATCAAGATCTGAAAAAAGAAGAAG aTCACGTTCACGCAGTCCTCGTCGGCATAAAAGATCTCGTAGTAGAGAAAGAAG GTCACGGTCAAGGAGTAGAGATAGACACAGACATAAAGAGAGAGATCGTGAAAGAGATAAGCACAGGtcaaaagataaagataaatcCAGAGATAAAGACAAATCTAAACATAAGGACAAATCCAAAGACAAAGATAAAAACCA tgTCAAAGATGAGGCTAATGATGAGGAAGAAGgaaagaatgataaaattaaaaaagaacctCTTTCTCTTGAAGAGCTTATGGCCAAACGTCAGGCAGAAGAAATGGCAAGAAGCAAA CCTGTGTTTTTAACGAAAGAACAAAGAGCTGCTGAAGCATTGAAAAGAAGGCAGCAAGAAGTCGAAGAGCAACGAAAAAGAATGGATGAAGAAAGAAAGATTAGAATGCAATTCATGGAAGAAGCTAAGCATTCTCAGG AGAATGATAAAGAAAGAGAAAGACGTGAAAGAAGAGAGAAAAGAGAAGCAGAAGAAGCAAATGCTCTGAATGCTACTGCTACAGAGACAGACCGTGACAAAGTTAGAGAAATTAAAGACAAAGAAAAGGAGCTGGAGGCCATTCGA gaaagataTTTAGgcttaatgaaaaagaaaagacgTGTTCGTCGTTTGAATGATCGGAAATTTGTTTTCGACTGGGATGCATCTGAAGACACAGCTGTTGATTATAATCCTATATACAAGGAGAGGCACACTGTCCAGTTTTTTGGTCGAGGACATGTTGCTGGTATTgatttaaaa aGTCAAAAGAAAGAACAATCAAAATTCTATGGTGAATTACTTGAAATGAGAAGAACTGTTGCAGAAAAAGAACAGGaaat aatacgTTTGAAGAAAATCAAGAGGAAAGAAGATAAACAGAAATGGGATGATCGTCATTGGTCTCAAAAATCAATAGAGGAAATGACAGAGAGAGATTGGCGTATTTTTCGTGAAGATTTCAATATATCTATCAAAGGAGGTCGTATACCAAATCCTATTAGACACTGGAAGGAGTCTGGATTGACTAAGCCAATATTAGATATAATTGATCAATTAGGTTATAAG gAACCAACTCCTATTCAGCGACAGGCCATTCCTATTGGTCTCCAAAATCGTGATATCATTGGTGTTGCTGAAACTGGTAGTGGTAAAACATTAGCCTTCTTAATTCCACTTCTAGTATGGATTACATCTTTACCAAAGATTGTGAG aAATGAAGATATAGATCAAGGACCATATGCTATAATTATGGCTCCAACTCGTGAGTTGGCTCAACAAATTGAAGAAGAAACTATCAAATTTGCCAAAACTTTGGATATTCGTACTGTAGCTGTTATTGGTGGTTTGTCTAGGGAAGAGCAGGGCTTTAGACTTCGACTTGGATGTGAA ATTGTTATTGCTACTCCTGGTCGTTTGATAGATGTTCTAGAAAACAGATATTTAGTTCTAAATCGCTGTACATATATTGTCCTTGATGAA GCTGATAGAATGATTGACATGGGTTTTGAACCTGATGTTCAAAAGATTTTGGAATACATGCCTGTCACAAATCAGAAACCAGACACTGATGAAGCTGAAGATGAGGAGAAATTACTTGCTAAtttcaattccaaaaataaatacagacaa ACTGTGATGTTTACGGCTACTATGCCCCCAGCAGTTGAAAGGCTTGCTAGATCATATCTGAGAAGACCTTCCATTGTATATATAGGTTCAGTTGGAAAACCAGTTGAAAGAGTTGAACAAATTGTCTATGTTGTCACAGAGAATGTTAAGAG gaagAAGCTTCTTGAAATACTTGCTGAAGGTATTGAGCCTCCAGTTATTATATTCGTCAACCAGAAGAAAGGTGCTGATGTTTTGGCTAAAGGGCTTGAAAAGATGgga taCAATGCATGTACTCTCCATGGTGGTAAAGGGCAAGAGCAGAGAGAGTATGCATTGGCTAGTTTGAAAACTGGATCCAAAGATATCTTGGTTGCTACTGATGTAGCCGGAAGAGGTATTGATATCCAAAATGTATCAATGGTCATCAATTATGACATGGCTAAAACTATTGAAG ATTATACTCATAGGATCGGTCGTACTGGACGTGCTGGTAAGCATGGTATTGCAGTGACCTTAATAACTAAAGAAGACTCACATCTGTTTTATGACTTGAAGCAGTTGATTATGTGTAGCCCTATTTCAACTTGTCCTCCTGAACTTGCAAATCATCCTGATGCTCAGCATAAACCTGGAACAGTTATTACCAAGAAAAGAAGAGAGGAGAAGATATTTGCTTAG